CGCCTGCTGCGCCAGCCCGCCAGGCTGCTGTTCCGCCTGACGGCCGATATCGACGCGCTCGAATCGCTGTATCTGCGCCTGCTGGTGCCCGCCTTCACGGCACTGTGCGTGGCCCTGCTGGCCGGCGTGGCGTTGGGCGTGATGCAGTGGCAGCTGGGCCTGGGCCTGGCCGCGTGGCTGCTGGCCGCCGGCGGCGGCATCAGCTGGCTTCTGGCGCGCGGCGCCCGCCGTCCCGCCATCGTGCGTACACGCGCCATCGAAAAACTGCGTTCCGCCACCATCGACCTGGTGGCGGGCCAGACGGACCTGGTGATGGCGGGCCGCATCGGCGCCCAGTGCGCCGCGCTGGGACAGATCGACCGCTCGCTGGCGCAAGCCGATCTTGCCCTGCTGCGCCTGGAGACGGCGGCGGGCGCCGCGTATGGCGTGGCGGGCAGCGCGACCCTGGCAGGGGTGCTGCTGGCCGTGGCCGCGCTGGTGCAGCAGCAGGCGCTGAACGTGCCGCTGGCGGCCCTGGCCCTGCTGATCGCCCTGACGGCCGTGGAACCGTTTGCGGGACTGCGCCGCGGCGCGCTGGAAGCGGGGCGCATGCTGCTGGCCATGCACCGCCTGGCGCCGCGCCTCGATGCTCAGGAGATCGCAGTGCCGCCGGCTGACGGCGCACCGGGCTTGCGCCTGGAACATGTCAGCGGCGCACATGCGGGCAGCCATGTCGCCATCTTGCATGATGTTTCCCTGCACATCGGCGAGGGCGAACGCGTGGCCTTGATCGGCCCCAGCGGCGCGGGCAAGTCGACCTTGCTGGCCATCGCCGCGCGCGAGCTGGCGCCGTTGTCGGGCACGGTGCACGCGGGCCGCGCCTGTTTATTCACCCAGAAGACGGAACTGTTCCAGGACAGCTTGCGCGACAACCTGCGCCTGGCCGACCCGTCCGCCAGCGATGCGCAGCTGTGGGCGGCGCTGCAGGCGGCCGGCCTGGAGGACGAAGTGCGCGCCTTCGCGGGCGGCCTGGACACCATGCTGGGCGAGGGCGGCCTGGGCTTGTCGGGCGGCCAGGCGCGCCGCTTGGCGCTGGCGCGGCTGTTCCTGCACGCATCGACCTTGTGGCTGCTGGACGAGGCGACGGAAGCGCTCAATGCGCAGACGGCGATCGATGTCCTGCAGCGCCTGGGCGCGCGCTGCGAAGGGCGCAGCTTGCTGATCGCCACCCACTTGCGGCGCGAAGCGGCGCTGGCGGACCGGCTGATCAGCCTGCGCGATGGCCGTATCGTCGGCGACGCGCGCCGTGGCACGCCAGCCTTCGAGGCGGCGCTGGCGGGCCTGCGCGCAGATTAAGGAGTGAAGGGAAGACTGGAGACACAGGCGGTCCGTATGCCAGCGTGAGGGCGGCGGACCAATCGAATCGCATCAGATAGATACCAAGTTTACACACAGTAGGGAAATACCAAGGAAATCATATGGACTTCGATATTGTCGCTTTATCCAGACTGCAGTTCGCGCTGACAGCTCTGTACCACTTTATATTCGTTCCGCTGACGATAGGGCTGTCAGTGATCCTCGCCATCATGGAGACGGTCTATGTGATGACGAACCGTCCCATCTGGCGCGACATGACCAAGTTCTGGGGTGTCTTGTTCGGCATCAACTTCGCCATGGGCGTGGCGACGGGCGTCGTCATGGAATTCCAGTTCGGCATGAACTGGAGCTATTACAGCCATTATGTGGGCGACATTTTCGGCGCGCCGCTGGCCATCGAGGGCTTGATGGCTTTCTTCCTGGAAGCGACCTTCGTCGGCCTGTTCTTCTTCGGCTGGGACAAGCTGTCGAAGCGGGGCCACCTGGTCACCACCTGGCTGGTGGCCATCGGCTCGAACTTCTCGGCCCTGTGGATTTTGATCGCCAACGGCTGGATGCAAAATCCCGTCGGCGCGGCCTTCAATCCGCAGACCATGCGCATGGAAGTGACGGATTTCGGCGCCGTGCTGACGAACCCCGTGGCACAGGCGAAATTCGTGCACACGGTGTCGGCCGGCTATACGGCGGCGGCCATCTTCGTGCTGGGTATTTCCGCCTGGTATCTGCTGAAGGGCCGCCATGTACAGCTGGCCAAGCGCTCGATGACGGTGGCCGCCTCGTTCGGCCTGGCCGCCACCTTGTCGGTCGTGGTGCTCGGTGATGAAAGCGGCTACCTGTCGTCCGAACACCAGAAAATGAAGCTGGCCGCGATCGAAGCCATGTGGACCACGGAGCCGGCGCCCGCCGCCTTCACGGCCATCGGCTTTCCCGACGCGAAAGCGCGCGAGACGCATTACGCCGTGCATATCCCGATGGTGATGGGCTTGATCGGCACGCGTTCGCTGACGACGGAAATCCCCGGCATCGAGCAATTGGTCGACCGCGGCGAGCTGCTGATCCAGGATGGCATCAAGGCGTATGACGCGCTGCAAACCATCCGCAGCGTGGCGCCGGGCAGCCCCGTGCCGCAAGAGGCGAAGGACGTGTTCGAGTCGAAAGGCCAGTCCATGGGCTATGCCTTGTTATTAAAACGCTATGTCGACGATCCGCGCCAGGCCACGCCCGAGCAGATCCGCCAGGCCGCGCTCGACACCGTGCCGCCCGTGGGGCCCTTGTTCTGGTCCTTCCGCGTGATGGTGGGCCTGGGCATGTTCTTTATCCTGTTGACCGGCACCTTCTTCATTCTGTCGACGCGCCGCACCCTGGACAAGCACCGCTGGCTGCTGAAGCTGGCCGTGTTCGCCATCCCGTTGCCGTGGGTGGCCATCGAGGCGGGCTGGATCGTGGCCGAAGTGGGCCGCCAGCCGTGGGTCATCGAAGGCGTGCTGCCGACGGCCGTGGCCGTCTCCAACCTGGGGGCGTCGACGCTCCTGATTACCATCGCCGGCTTTGCCGCCATCTACACCGTGCTGTTGATTATCGAGATGAAGCTCATGCTCAAGGCCATCCGCAAGGGGCCGGAAGAGACGCCGCGGGCTCCCGTGCCAGCGGCCGCAGCCATTCATACTCAACGCGCCTGAGGAGGACCAGACCATGATTTTGCATGAAATGATTTCGTATGAAACCCTGCGCCTGATCTGGTGGCTGCTGATCGGCATATTGCTGGTGGGCTTTGCCATCACGGACGGCTTCGACTTGGGCACGGGCATCCTGCTGCCGTTCGCCGGCAAGACGGACCTCGAGCGCCGCGTCATCATCAACAGCATCGGCCCCGTATGGGAAGGCAACCAGGTATGGCTGATCCTCGGCGGCGGCGCCATCTTTGCCGCCTGGCCGCAGCTGTACGCCGTCTCGTTCTCGGGCTTTTACCTGGCCATGTTCGTCATCCTGGTGGCGCTGATCGTGCGTCCCGTGGCCTTCAAATTCCGCAGCAAGCGCGAAGACCCGCGCTGGCGCGCCCGCTGGGACGCGGCCCTGTTCGTGGGCGGCTTCGTGCCGGCCCTGATCTGCGGCGTGGCCATCGGCAACGTGCTGCAAGGCGTGCCGTTCCGTTTTTCGCCGGACATGCATATCTTCTATGACGGCAGCTTCTTTGCGCTGCTCAACCCGTTCGCCTTGCTGTGCGGCCTCGTCTCGGTGGCCATGCTGGTGATGCATGGCGCCACCTGGCTGCAAGTGAAAACGGACGGTGCCGTGGCGGAACGTTCGCGCCGCTACGGCAGCGTGGCGGCAATCGCCACGGTCGTGCTGTATGCGGCAGCCGGCGTGGCCCTGTGGCTGTGGGTCGATGGCTACCGCGTCACCAGCGCCGTCGTCGTCGATGGCCCGTCGAACCCGATGCTGAAAACGGCGCAAGTGCACGTGGGTGCCTGGTTCCTCAACTTTGCCGCCCATCCGTGGACCTGGATCGCCCCTGCGGCCGGTTTGCTGGGTCCCTTGCTGGCGTTCGCCTTGCTGCGCGCGCGCCGCGAAGTGCCCGCCTTGCTGGCCAGCGCGGCCAGCATCGCCGGCATCATCCTCAGCGTGGGCGCGGCCATGTTCCCGTTCATCCTGCCATCGTCGATCGACCCGCGCGCCAGCCTGACGGTGTGGGATTCCTCGTCCAGCCACATGACCCTGTTCATCATGCTGGTCGTCACGGCCGTCTTCATCCCCCTCATCGTGGCGTATACGACGTGGGTGTATAAAGTGCTGTGGGGTAAGGTTGACGGCAAAGCCATCGAAGACGACAGCGGTCACGCTTATTGAGAACACCTGACTAAACCTACTGCGCGTCGCCCTTTGCGGCCGGCGATGCTCACCGTACTGGAGTACGGTTGCGCTTCTCGACCACAAATCGCTGCCGCTCACTACGGTTTTGTTAGGTGTCGTTAGTTTGATAGTAAAAACGATCAAGCTGGAATTGAAGAAAGGAAATAATTATGTGGTACTTCGCCTGGATACTGGGTCTTCCGCTGGCGGCGACGTTCGCCGTGCTCAATGCGATGTGGTATGAAGTCGCCGATGGCGACACGACGCCCGAGCAGTACCGCGACACGCCGAACTAGTCGCGCCTGAATTTGATCTGCCCCGCCCGGTGCAATGGTTTTGCCATTGCCGCCCGGCGGGGCATTTTTATGGTTTTTCGCGGATTTCAGTCAAGCAAATCCCGCCATGCCGTGAAAGAGGAAAGATTTGTTGTACGGCCAACACGGTATTCGCCGCCGTACCGGCAGAACTTCACTGAGCCGTGCCGAACGCACGGCTTTTCATTGCCCGCTCCCTGCATTGTCATCGACGCGACGTACGTCCGCGGATCGAGCCGGTCTGCACAGGCGGAAATTCGCTAACACTTGCCCTTGCACACTTCACATCATTTGATAATAAATTTGTGATTTTTGTTTTGTTTTTGTTGTTTTCATTTATTTTTATTAAATTTACTTTAAATCGCCAAAATTAAGCTGTAAAATAAGTTGCTTCCTATAAATATAGAGTGACGATTTGGCAAGGAACTTGACTTCGAATGATCGCCTCTCACTCATGCGAGAGCAATGTCATCTCGGTAGCTGAACCAGAGGCAAGCATAGTTAATTCAAGGAAAATATTATGAGCATGATAAGGGGACTCAAGCTAACGCACCGTCTGGCTGTACTGATTGTGATCTTTTCGGTCGGTTTCATCCTCTATGGCCTGTGGTCGTTCAAGACTCTGCAAGAATGGAAAGTGAACGGCCCTGTTTATCAGAAAATAGTGCAAAGCAAGGATCTGATTGCGGACGTGTTGCCACCGCCGGAGTACATACTGGAATCCTATCTGGTCAGTTTTCAGCTGCTGGCGACCGAGGATCGTGCCGAACAGGCGCAGTTAATCGCACGATTTAACACGCTCAAACGTGATTACGATGAGCGCCATGCATTCTGGAAGGGCGCGACACTGGATGCCGATATCGCCGGGCTGCTGCTGAACAAGGCGCATGCGCCGGCGCTGGCCTTCTACACGGTTGCACTGCAACAGTTCATCCCCGCAATAGAGGCACAGGACAAGGCCGGCGCCACCGTTGCGATGAAAAAAATGACGATCAGCTACGCCCAGCATCTGCAGGCCATCAAGCAACTGGTCGAGATGACCAGCCAACGCGCGTCGGCGATAGAGGCGGATTCGAGCGCGCGCATCACGGTGGCGGGCAGCTTGCTGTTGGCGATACTGCTGGTCTCGCTGGGCACGGCGATTGGGGTGGCTGTGCTCATTAGCAAGAGTATTACCAAGCCACTGCAGGACGCCGTGCACGTTGCCCGCATTGTCGCTTCCGGTGACCTGCGCAGCCATATCGCGACCGACTATCGCGACGAGCCGGGCGAATTGATGCGTGCTCTGAAAAGCATGACGGAGAGCCTGCGTCATACGGTGGGCCGTGTGCGTGGTGGTACTGAAACCATCTCGACTGCCTCGCAGGAAATTGCTGCTGGCAATTTGGACCTCTCGGCCAGAACCGAGGCTCAGGCCGGTGCACTGGAGCAAACATCGTCGGCGATGCAGCAGTTAACCAGCAATGTGCAGCAGAATGCCGAAAGCGCTCAGCAAGCCAATCAACTGGTCTTGTCGGCTTCAGCGGTAGCGGTGCAGGGCGGGCAGGTGGTCGAACGTGTCGTCGCGACCATGGTATCCATCAAGGACAGCTCGAACCGTATCGTCGAGATTATTTCCGTGATCGACGGCATCGCGTTTCAAACGAATATTCTGGCCCTGAACGCGGCTGTCGAAGCGGCGCGCGCCGGTGAGCTGGGGCGCGGTTTTGCTGTCGTCGCATCGGAGGTGCGCGCCCTGGCGCAACGTTCCGCCACGGCCGCCAAAGAGATCAAGCAGCTGATTGCCGAGTCGGTCGAAAAAGTCGAGCTTGGCAGCAATCTGGCCGATGAAGCGGGCGGCACGATGAAGCAAATCGTCTCCTCTGTCCAGCAAGTCGCCGGCATCATGGGGGAAATCGCCGTCGCCAGCCAGGAACAAAACGATGGCATCAAACAGGTGAATCAGGCCATCAGTCAGATGGATGCAGTGACCCAGCAGAATGCCGCCCTGGTCGAGCAGTCGGCGGCGGCAGCGGCCAGCATGCAGGAGCAGGCGGACAGCATGATGCAGGACATGCGCGTGTTCAAATTGCTGGCGTGACCTTGGTGACCGGCCTTGTGCAACCGGGGCCTTTCCTGGCCGGCCAGGAAAGGCAGGGGACTCAGGCCGGCGACTTGCTGACCGGTTTTGGGGTGGCAATGGCGATCGGGTCGCTGGCCGGAAAGCTCTCCTTCAGCGC
This window of the Janthinobacterium agaricidamnosum genome carries:
- the cydX gene encoding cytochrome bd-I oxidase subunit CydX, with the protein product MWYFAWILGLPLAATFAVLNAMWYEVADGDTTPEQYRDTPN
- a CDS encoding amino acid ABC transporter ATP-binding/permease protein encodes the protein MKTSLISHPVLRQLLLAQPRKLIGGAMLAALTDVAGMALLGLSGWFITATSIAGLHASTAIVFDVFGPSAGIRLLAIGRTGSRYAERLVTHDATFAALAAIRVQLFRGWSRPEAAGRLLRQPARLLFRLTADIDALESLYLRLLVPAFTALCVALLAGVALGVMQWQLGLGLAAWLLAAGGGISWLLARGARRPAIVRTRAIEKLRSATIDLVAGQTDLVMAGRIGAQCAALGQIDRSLAQADLALLRLETAAGAAYGVAGSATLAGVLLAVAALVQQQALNVPLAALALLIALTAVEPFAGLRRGALEAGRMLLAMHRLAPRLDAQEIAVPPADGAPGLRLEHVSGAHAGSHVAILHDVSLHIGEGERVALIGPSGAGKSTLLAIAARELAPLSGTVHAGRACLFTQKTELFQDSLRDNLRLADPSASDAQLWAALQAAGLEDEVRAFAGGLDTMLGEGGLGLSGGQARRLALARLFLHASTLWLLDEATEALNAQTAIDVLQRLGARCEGRSLLIATHLRREAALADRLISLRDGRIVGDARRGTPAFEAALAGLRAD
- a CDS encoding methyl-accepting chemotaxis protein produces the protein MSMIRGLKLTHRLAVLIVIFSVGFILYGLWSFKTLQEWKVNGPVYQKIVQSKDLIADVLPPPEYILESYLVSFQLLATEDRAEQAQLIARFNTLKRDYDERHAFWKGATLDADIAGLLLNKAHAPALAFYTVALQQFIPAIEAQDKAGATVAMKKMTISYAQHLQAIKQLVEMTSQRASAIEADSSARITVAGSLLLAILLVSLGTAIGVAVLISKSITKPLQDAVHVARIVASGDLRSHIATDYRDEPGELMRALKSMTESLRHTVGRVRGGTETISTASQEIAAGNLDLSARTEAQAGALEQTSSAMQQLTSNVQQNAESAQQANQLVLSASAVAVQGGQVVERVVATMVSIKDSSNRIVEIISVIDGIAFQTNILALNAAVEAARAGELGRGFAVVASEVRALAQRSATAAKEIKQLIAESVEKVELGSNLADEAGGTMKQIVSSVQQVAGIMGEIAVASQEQNDGIKQVNQAISQMDAVTQQNAALVEQSAAAAASMQEQADSMMQDMRVFKLLA
- a CDS encoding cytochrome ubiquinol oxidase subunit I, giving the protein MDFDIVALSRLQFALTALYHFIFVPLTIGLSVILAIMETVYVMTNRPIWRDMTKFWGVLFGINFAMGVATGVVMEFQFGMNWSYYSHYVGDIFGAPLAIEGLMAFFLEATFVGLFFFGWDKLSKRGHLVTTWLVAIGSNFSALWILIANGWMQNPVGAAFNPQTMRMEVTDFGAVLTNPVAQAKFVHTVSAGYTAAAIFVLGISAWYLLKGRHVQLAKRSMTVAASFGLAATLSVVVLGDESGYLSSEHQKMKLAAIEAMWTTEPAPAAFTAIGFPDAKARETHYAVHIPMVMGLIGTRSLTTEIPGIEQLVDRGELLIQDGIKAYDALQTIRSVAPGSPVPQEAKDVFESKGQSMGYALLLKRYVDDPRQATPEQIRQAALDTVPPVGPLFWSFRVMVGLGMFFILLTGTFFILSTRRTLDKHRWLLKLAVFAIPLPWVAIEAGWIVAEVGRQPWVIEGVLPTAVAVSNLGASTLLITIAGFAAIYTVLLIIEMKLMLKAIRKGPEETPRAPVPAAAAIHTQRA
- the cydB gene encoding cytochrome d ubiquinol oxidase subunit II, translated to MILHEMISYETLRLIWWLLIGILLVGFAITDGFDLGTGILLPFAGKTDLERRVIINSIGPVWEGNQVWLILGGGAIFAAWPQLYAVSFSGFYLAMFVILVALIVRPVAFKFRSKREDPRWRARWDAALFVGGFVPALICGVAIGNVLQGVPFRFSPDMHIFYDGSFFALLNPFALLCGLVSVAMLVMHGATWLQVKTDGAVAERSRRYGSVAAIATVVLYAAAGVALWLWVDGYRVTSAVVVDGPSNPMLKTAQVHVGAWFLNFAAHPWTWIAPAAGLLGPLLAFALLRARREVPALLASAASIAGIILSVGAAMFPFILPSSIDPRASLTVWDSSSSHMTLFIMLVVTAVFIPLIVAYTTWVYKVLWGKVDGKAIEDDSGHAY